TGAAGGTCACCGCCATGCCGGTCTTTATCAGCCGGGACACCCTGGAGGCCGTTTCAACATCCTGTTCCCTCAGGATCATCAGGGCAGCCCTGAGGAACACTGCTATTGCAGCCATGAGGACCGGAAGGTAGAGTGCAGAGAATATGCCCATGAAATAGAGTACCGGACTTGTTAGGCTGGCTGAGAACATGAATACAGCTGCAAGGATGCCTGAAACCCTCATCCCATATTTTATGGGGAGGGTTGATGCCCCGTTAAGCCTGTCGCCCCGGACATCCTCCATGTCCTTAACTATCTCCCTTGCCATGGTCATGAGGAAGGCGTAGAAACCGAGGTAAATGGATGTGGCAACCTCACCCACAACCACGCCACCAAAGACAAAGCTGAGGCCGGTCAGGAATGATATTGTGACATTACCCACAAGGCACTTCTTCTTGAGGCTCCATGCATAGTAGACCATGAGGAGTGAACTTGAAACCACTATGAGGCCCGGGATGGTGCCCAGGTAAAGGCCCAGGAGGGAGGCTGTAAAAAATAGGGCGGCGGAGTAGATCCCTGCAGCCCTCCGGCTAATCCTCCCTGATGGTATTGGGCGGGATGGCCTGTTCACAGCGTCTATTTCATGGTCAAAGTAGTCGTTAACGGCATTACCTGCCCCTGTTGCGATGAACACAACGGCCGATGCAACAATGACTGATGGGTCAGAGCTGCCTGCGATGAGTGCCATGAGTATTATGGTTATAACCGCCATAAGGGCGTTTACTGGTCTGAGTATCTCAAGGTACGGGTTCAAGGTGATGCACCTCCATATGGGTGTGATAAATGATTCTATGCTCCACTTTAAATCAAAAGTCACTTATAGAGTGAAATACTTCATAGTCTCTATGAACGGCAGTGATGTTCTTGGACTTCTAATGGTATATGTGTATGTTGCAGTTTTATTACTTGTGTCTGAGAGGTTACCTGAGGATAAACCAAATCTAAGCCGTAAATTCATACATATAATGGTGGGTAACATCCTTTTTATACTTCCCCTCTTTCAGAGCCGATTTGTAATCACATTCCTTGCAGCAGCCCCCTTCATAGTCCTCACCTTCCTTATAAGTCCCTACTCTCCCCTTAAGATAAAGCATCGCGCCTCATCCTACGGCCATGGCCTTGGCCTTGTATACTACTCCATATCCTGGACCCTAATGGCGTATATCTTCTTTGACAGGCCGTGGATCACCGGGATAGGTATAGCTGCAATGTCCTATGGTGATGGATTCGCGAGCCTCACAGGCCAGCGCTTCGGTAAAACCACCTACAGTGTGCTCGGTGACAGGAAGAGCCTTGAGGGGTCCCTGGGGATGTTCCTGGTCCTCCTGGTCACCATCCCCCTGGTACTCATATACTACTCCCAGAGGCCCAACCCCATCATCATCCTCCTGGTTGCCCTTACAGCAACCCTCCTTGAGGGGCTGACACCTAAGGGGCTTGATAACCTG
The sequence above is drawn from the Methanothermobacter wolfeii genome and encodes:
- a CDS encoding UbiA family prenyltransferase; the encoded protein is MNPYLEILRPVNALMAVITIILMALIAGSSDPSVIVASAVVFIATGAGNAVNDYFDHEIDAVNRPSRPIPSGRISRRAAGIYSAALFFTASLLGLYLGTIPGLIVVSSSLLMVYYAWSLKKKCLVGNVTISFLTGLSFVFGGVVVGEVATSIYLGFYAFLMTMAREIVKDMEDVRGDRLNGASTLPIKYGMRVSGILAAVFMFSASLTSPVLYFMGIFSALYLPVLMAAIAVFLRAALMILREQDVETASRVSRLIKTGMAVTFMAFAAGSRTLTGILMGLI
- a CDS encoding diacylglycerol/polyprenol kinase family protein, encoding MKYFIVSMNGSDVLGLLMVYVYVAVLLLVSERLPEDKPNLSRKFIHIMVGNILFILPLFQSRFVITFLAAAPFIVLTFLISPYSPLKIKHRASSYGHGLGLVYYSISWTLMAYIFFDRPWITGIGIAAMSYGDGFASLTGQRFGKTTYSVLGDRKSLEGSLGMFLVLLVTIPLVLIYYSQRPNPIIILLVALTATLLEGLTPKGLDNLTACFGAVAAYLLTTGVGL